A window of Lepus europaeus isolate LE1 chromosome 11, mLepTim1.pri, whole genome shotgun sequence contains these coding sequences:
- the LOC133769473 gene encoding small ribosomal subunit protein eS25-like: protein MPPKDGKKKKDARKSAKKDKDPVNKSGGKAKKKKWSKGKVRDKLNNLGLFDKATYDKLCKEVPNYKLITQAVVSD, encoded by the coding sequence ATGCCGCCCAAGGACggcaagaagaaaaaagatgCCAGAAAGTCGGCCAAGAAAGACAAGGACCCCGTGAACAAGTCTGGAGGCAAGGCCAAAAAGAAGAAGTGGTCTAAAGGCAAAGTTCGGGACAAGCTCAATAACCTGGGCTTGTTTGACAAAGCTACGTACGACAAGCTCTGTAAGGAAGTGCCCAACTACAAGCTCATAACTCAGGCCGTGGTCTCTGATTGA